The Sulfuricurvum sp. IAE1 DNA segment TCGATCACCGACCTGCACCCGCGCGCCCGCCAGCCGATGCGGCGGGGGAAGGTACTGCTGAGCTTCAACGGCGAGATTTACAACCATGCGCGGCTGCGGGAAAAACTGGGGGGAGAATGGGAAACCCGCAGCGATACGGAGGTGTTGCTGCGTGCCTACGAAACGTGGGGGATCGAATGCCTGGAACATCTGGAAGGGATGTTCGCCTTCGCCCTGCTCGATGGGGATAAACTCTACCTCGCCCGCGACCGTTTCGGCAAAAAACCCCTCTTCTACCATCGGGGGGAGAGGGGCTTTTTTTTCGCTTCGGAGATCAAGGCGCTCAAACCCTTTCTCCCTTCGCTCAGGCTCAATTCCGAAGCCCTGCATTCGTACCTTTCTTTCCTGGCCCCCGTTCCTCCCCATACGTTTTACGATGGCATAGAGAAGCTCGAAGCGGGGGAGTGGCTGTGCTATGAACACGGGAAACTGACCCGCCGGCGCTATTACAGCCTCCTTGATGCCCCCTCTTCGGCCCTGACGTCGTTCGAGGAAGCGATCGAAGCGCTTGACGAACACCTTCACCGTTCGGTGGCGATGCGCCTCCCCGGCGAAGTTCCCGCCGCCGCGCTCCTTTCGGGCGGGCTAGACAGCGCGATGATCTGCGCCGTGGCGGCGTCGCAGGGGACGAAACTCCCCGTCTTCACGCTCGGCTACGACGAATACGGCGGCTACGACGAGCGTTCCAATGCCGCCCAAACCGCCCGCCACCTTGGGCTTGAACACACCGAAGTAGTGATGTCACGGAGCGATTTCGATGCGCATCTCGATGGGATGCTCGACCATATGGACGAGCCTCTAAACGATCCTGCGGCGCTGCCGCTGTACCTTCTGATGCGGCGCATCGCCTCGGAAGGGTACAAAGTGGTGTTCAGCGGCGAAGGGAGCGACGAGCTTTTTTTGGGATACCGGCAGTATTTCGAATACCTCGATATCGAAAATGCCGCTTCGCTCCATCACAAAAACTGGCTCAAAAAATATTTCCACGCCCATTTTTCGATGAACCGCGAATGGGAATGGTACAAACGGGTATTCGACGATACCCTGCTGTTCCGTACTTCGGGGGAAAAGTTCACCGACTTGCAGCAGAACATGCTGCTGCGGCGTAACGTCCGCGACAACGAATCGCTGCGCTTTTTATCCCCTTACCGGGAGCTTTTTGAACGCAGTTTCCATACCCATCCGGCCCAATGGTACGGCTACATCGATCTGAAACTGTTCGTCGCGGAACATTTCCTCTCCAAGCTCGATCGGGTGTCGATGGCCCATACAATCGAGGCGCGGACCCCGTTTCTCGATCATGCTTTGGCGGAAACGGCCTTTTCGGTCGATCCGTCGGTCAGGATCGGGGAGGGGAAAACGAAGCGGCTGCTCAAAGAGGCGGCACGCCGCTACCTTCCCGATGAAATCATATACCGGAAGAAAAAAGGGTTTTCCAACCCTTACATGGAGTGGCTGATCGCCTCGGGGAGGATCGGCCTCATCGTCGAAGTGAACGACCAGACGGGGCTTTTCCGCCCCGAAGTGGTGGAAAAATACATCGATATGGCGCGCCGGGGACGCTTCAAGCAGCACGTCTGGGGACTTTATGTCCTTTCGCACTGGCTGAAACGGGAGATGTTATAACGTTTTCTTTTGCTCCATCAGTAAAGCGAGTTCGAGGGTTCCGCTGATGTAATTGGCGAAAAAAGTCATGATCCCCTCGTCGGTTTCGGCGAAATCGCCGCTGTATTTGTTCAAGAGCTGGATGACGCCGATCACTTCCTGCATCGAACTGAAAATCGGGACGGCGAGGATATTGCGGGTCACGAAACCGCTTTTTTCATCGATTTTGACCAGGAAATTGGGATGTTCGTACGGATCGTTCACCCGCTGGGCCGCCTTGGCCCTCACCGTCTCCCCCACGATGCCCGCATCGATGCCGATGGCGATCCGCCCGATGCCGTCGGAGAGCTTCGTCCAGAGCATTTTCGCGTCGTAATCGACGATGAAGATTGAACAGCGTTCCGCCCCCACGATCGCCTTGGCCTCTTCGGCGATGGTGGGGAGGGTATTCTCGATCTGCTCGAGCGAAGAGAGTTTTTTGCCGAAATCGGCGATCCGTTTGTACATTTCCAGGCTCATTCGATCCCCTTTGCCAGCAGTGTCGCTTCGTCGTCGAACAAAATGGCCAGTTCGAGGTAACCGCTGATGTAATGGGCGAAAAAGATCATGAAACGGGCATCTTCGCGGTCGAATCCCCCCTCTTTGTTCAGGAGCTGGAACACCCCGATGATTTGGCGGTTCGAATCGAAAATCGGGATTGAAGCGATGTTTTTCGTCACGAAACCCGTTTTTTTGTCGATCAGGGGGAGAAACCGGGGATCCTCGTAAGGATCGTTGACGAGCAGAGGCTTGCCCTCTTTGACCGTATGGCCGACGATCCCGTCGTCTTTGTGAACCATGATCTTCCCCGTTCCGTCGGAGAGGGTGGTCCAGAGCATCTGGATTTTGGGATTGTAGACGAAAATCGAGCACCGTTCGGCACCGATGGCCTGCTTGGCGTATTCGGAGATCATCGGAAGCCCCTCTTGCAGGGAAGGGCGGTTGAGCAGCGCACGGCCGAATTCGGCAAGCGCGCTGTACGACGGTGCTGGGGTCATGCATGCTCCTTGGGTAAACGTTGGTAATCGTATCAGGACGAAGCTAAAAAAAAACTCAATGGGTAAGACAGAAAAACGGGAGAGACGAAAAATCAGGTTGGGAAAAGACGAATGTCGCCGAAGGAGCTTCGGCCCCTTCGGCGTCGAAAGAATATCTTAGAGGTTGTGCGCTTTTTTGTACTCGACGATCATCGCGTACGCTTCGTCTTTGAGAAGCAGTTTCTCTTTTTTGAGTTTTTCGATTTCGAGATCACTCATCGGAACTTCGCCGTTTTCGGCTTTGGCGATCTGGTCGTCAAGTTCGTTGTGGCGGTCGAAAATTTTCAAAAAGTGGGCATTCGCCGCATCGTTTTGTTTCATATGGGTGATGATGTCGCGGTATTCGTGTAGCATCGGGATTCCTTATCGGATGGATTTTCGAAATTTTACCACTTCTTATTTTAAAATACGCGGAAGGGTGATCCCCTCTTGCCCCTGATACTTTCCGCTTTTGTCTTTATAGCTCGTTTCGCACATTTCGTCACCCTGCAAAAACAGTACCTGGGCGATCCCCTCGTTGGCATAGATTTTGGCGGGAAGCGGGGTCGTGTTGGAGATCTCGATCGTGATGTGCCCTTCGAATTCGGGTTCGAAAGGGGTTACGTTGACGATGATGCCGCAGCGGGCGTAGGTCGATTTCCCCAGACAGATCGCCAGGACGTCGCGGGGGATTTTGAAATACTCCACCGTGCGGGCGAGGGCAAACGAGTTGGGGGGGACGATACAGACGTCGCCGGTGAAATCGACGACGTTCGCATCGTCGAAATGTTTGGGGTCGACGACCGTCGAGTTGAGGTTGGTAAAGATCTTGAACTCGTTGCTCACCCGGATGTCGTAACCGTACGAACTAAGCCCGTAACTGACGACGCCGACGCCGACCTGATCTTCGCAAAAAGGGGTGATCATCTCCTCTTTGAGCGCTTTTTCCCGAATCCATCCGTCGCTTTTAAGACCCATGCTATATCCGTTGTTAAAATAATTTGTGGTAGTATAGCACATCTCTTACCCTACTTTTAGGAGCTTTTTTCGATGGATATGAAACAAATCAAAAGCCTTTTGCAAGAGTTTGACGCCAGTACTCTTTCAAAATTGAAAATCACTCAGGACTCTTTTTCAATCGAACTGGAAAAAAACACGGGTGTCGTTGCGGCACCGGTTATGGCGGCCGCTCCCGCGGCGGTTGCGGCGGCTCCGGTTGCGGCGGTTGCCCCTTCGGCACCGGCTGAAGCGGCGGCTCCGGCGGCGGCCCATACGGGCGACATGATCGTTTCTCCGATGGTAGGGACATACTACGCGGCCCCTTCGCCCGATTCGGCTCCGTTTGTCAAAGTCGGCGACCGCATCAAAAAAGGGCAGGTCATCGCAATCCTCGAAGCGATGAAAATCATGAACGAGCTCGAAGCCGAATTCGATTGCAAAATCGTCAGCGTCCTCGTTTCCGACGGTCAGGCGGTTGAATACGATATGCCACTTTTCGCGGTCGAGAAACTCTAATCATGGCGGAAATCAAACGTATTCTTGTGGCCAACCGGGGTGAAATCGCCCTGCGTGCCATCCGTACCATCAAAGAGATGGGTAAAGAAGCGGTCGCCGTCTATTCGACGGCCGATAAAGACGCCTCTTACCTGAAGCTTGCCGACGCGGCGATCTGCATCGGGGGGGCGCCCAGCTCCCAGAGCTACCTGAACATCCCCTCCATCATCGCCGCCGCCGAAATCAGCGGATGCGACGCCGTTTTCCCCGGATACGGGTTTTTGAGCGAAAACCAGCACTTCGTCGAAATCTGTACCCATCACGGGATCAAATTTATCGGACCGACCCCCGAAGTCATGGTGATGATGTCGGACAAGTCGAAAGCCAAAGAGGTGATGATCGCCGCGGGCGTTCCGGTCGTTCCGGGGTCTGACGGTGCGATCAAAGATATCGCCGAAGCGAAAGTGCGCGCCAAAGAGGTCGGTTACCCGGTCATCCTTAAAGCGGCCGCCGGCGGCGGCGGACGCGGAATGCGCGTCGTCGAAGACGAAAGTTATATCGAAAACGCGTTCCTCGCGGCCGAAGCCGAAGCGATCAGCGCGTTCGGCGACGGTACGATCTATATGGAGAAATTCATCAAAAACCCGCGCCACATCGAAGTGCAGGTGATCGCCGACAGCCACGGCAACGTGCTCCACATCGGCGAACGCGACTGCTCGATGCAGCGCCGCCACCAGAAGCTGATCGAGGAATCCCCCGCGGTCGCGCTGACTCCCGAAGTTCGCGCCGAGCTTCACGCTTCAGCGGTACGTGCGACCAAATACATCAAGTACGAAGGGGCGGGTACCTTCGAGTATCTGCTTGATGCCGATAAAAATTTCTACTTTATGGAAATGAACACCCGTCTACAGGTCGAGCACTGCGTCTCCGAAATGGTCAGCGGCCTGGATCTGATCGAGATGATGATCCGTGTTGCCGAAGGCGAAGCGCTCCCTAGCCAGGAGAGCGTCGTACTGAGCGGCCACTCTATCGAGTGCCGGATTACCGCCGAAGATCCGGTTAAATTCCTCCCATGCCCGGGCAAGATCACCCAGTGGATTGCCCCGGGAGGACGCAACGTGCGGATCGACACCCACGCGCATGCGGGATACATTGTTCCGCCGACGTATGATTCGATGATCGGAAAACTGATCGTTCACGGCAAAGACCGCAACGATGCGATCGAGCGGATGCACCGCGCGCTGAGCGAGTTTATCATTACCGGGATCAAAACGACAATCCCTTTCCATCTCAAAATGATGAAAAACCCCGATTTCGTATCGAACAACTTCGATACCAAATACCTCGAGCGCTACAACGGCTAACGCCGGCGCCCGCTTTTCCTCACCCCTTTTTACTCTTTTTTACGTAAATTTTACAATTTTGCAGTAACCTGATAGGATAGATTATGATTCTTGAATAAAGGGTGTCAATGAAGAACTGGAGTATCTCCCAAAAGGTCCATATTCCGCTTGTGGCGTCGATTGCGATCGGGTTTGTGATCGTACTGCTCAATTACTGGGTATCGGTCGATCAGATCCGCGAAAACGTCTACGCGGCGCAGAGCAAAGAGATGACGACGGTGTACGAAGAGGCGATCGAAGCGAAAAAAAACGTCGGAATCACTAATGCGATCAGCATTTCCAAAAACAGCGCGATTATCGGCGGCCTGGCCACGGGGAACCGTGAACAGACCCTCGCGAGCCTGAAGTCGTTGTCCAAAGAGTTCAAGGAAAATACCAAGTTCGGCAATATTAAAATACACGTCCACGACCGTGACGTGCGGAGTTTCCTGCGGGCATAGAAGCCTGAAAAATACGGCGACGACCTTTCGGGATTCCGTAAAACGATCCTAGCCGTCAAGGAGACGCGCAAGCCTCTGGTCGCAATCGAGATCGGGGTTGCGGGACTCGAGCTTCGCGGGATCGCTCCGATCACGTCCAATGGCGAGTACATCGGCTCGGTGGAGTTCATGCAGGGGCTTAATTCGGTGGTCAAGGACCTGCGCCAGAACTTCGGAACCGAAGTGATCGTCGCGATCGACAACCGACATCTCGATACCGCCAACGAGCTTGAAAAAGCGCCTAAGGTGGGCAGTGCCCATACCCTCGCGGTGAAAGAAGACGTTGTCGACAAATCGTTTCTCGCCGAGCTTGGATCGGCTACGTTCGACCCTGCCTCAGGTCCTTTCGTGACCGAGGGATACTACGTCACCCCCATCGCGATCAGCGATTTCTCGGGCGAGCGTATCGGGTATGCGTTTTCGGGCAAAAAGCTTGAAACGGTCGAAGCGCTCGTGAACGAATCGGAAAATTCGCTTCTTCGCCAGGTCGTGATTATGGCCCTTGTCGACGTCGTCATCCTCTTTTTGCTCATCGCGATCATCCGTCGCGCCGTTACGGGACCGATCGAGCATCTCGATGAGATCGCGCAGGAACTTGCCAGCGGCGATGCGGACCTGAGCAAACGGCTGCGCGTCACCTCGCGCGACGAGATCGGCAAGGCGGCGGAGAGTTTCAACGTCTTTATCGAAAAAGTCGAGGCGATCGCGCGCGAAGCTCAACAGCAGGCGGCCGAAGCCTCCGAGGCCAAAGCCCGTACCGAAGAGCAGGTGCGCAAGATTCAGATGTCGCTCGCACTCGCGCACGGCATGATCGGCGGAACGATCGACAATGCCGGAAGTCTGCGCAACAGCCTCGAGAGCAGCATTGAAGATCTCAACGACGTCAATGCCCTCAATGCCGAAACCGGGGTGGTCGTCGATCAGGTGAGTGCGCAGACCGATGCGATTATGGCGAGTATGACCGACATTACCGAAATGATCAACGACTCGCGGGAGAATTCCGAACAGCTCAACCACAATGTCAGCGAAATCTCCAACGTCATCACCCTGATCAAGGATATCTCCGACCAGACGAACCTTCTGGCGCTTAATGCCGCGATCGAAGCGGCGCGTGCCGGCGAGCACGGCCGCGGATTCGCCGTCGTCGCCGACGAGGTGCGCAAACTGGCCGAGCGGACCCAGAAAGCGACCAGCGAGGTGGAAGCGAACATCAGCGTCCTCAAGCAAAATTCGGTCGGGATGCTCGAAAACAGCGAACGGGTCGAGGAATATGCCGTCGATTCCGCCCGCAGACTCGACGAGTTCAAACAGGTGATGACCCGCCTGATCGAAAACGTCGAAAAAATCAAGCAGGACAACCAGACGATCAGTCACGAGATTTTCACCAATATGGCCAAAATCGATCATATGATCTTCAAGGCGCATGCTTACGAAGCGGGATTCGAAGGGAAATCTTCACACGCTTTCGGGGACCACCACGGATGCGCGCTCGGGCAGTGGTACGAACAGGGGGACGGGAAAACGGTCTTCGGCGGTACCGATGCGTACGGACGCATGAGCGGTCCGCACAAAAAAGTTCACGACGAAATCCGAAAAGCGATGGAACTGCTGGAAAAAGAGAGCGAGGGGCGGGATGAAAAGATCATCGCCTGCTTCGAGGAAGCCGAAAAAGCAAGCCGCGAACTCTTCGCGATACTCAACGACATGGTGAAGGGGTAAACCCCCTTCGCGTCATTCGGGAAGGCGGAGCACCTTGATGTCGGCGCTGAGGCGCAGCCGGGTGAAATAGTCGTTGAGGACCTGGTTCCGTTTTTCGGCCAGGATCGCGTTGGCGATTTCGGGGCGGACCGAATCGAGGTTTTCGGTCACGACGTTGATTTTGTCTTTCATGTAAAACGCCATAAAGCCGTTTTTCCCGTTGGGGAGGATCGGCCCGAAATGCCCTTCGGGGATTTTGTTGAGGATCTGGGCCAGCTGGGGGTGTATTGCCCCAAAAGCGATCGTTTCGTCTTTGCTGCGGACGTTGGGCACTTCGCGCATCGGATCGGCAATTTTGGCCTGCAGCGACTGCTGCGAATCGGCGACGTAGGTCGTCACTTCGAAACTTTCGGGGCGGGAAAACTCATCCAGGTGCAGCTGGTAGTATTCGGCCTCTTCCTCACTCGTGGGTTGACCCATTTTCGAAAAAGCGATGCTCTGATAGAGTTTTTGTCCTTTGAGCGTCTCTTCCACTTTCGTTTTGAGCTCTTTCTCACCGATTCCGCGCACCGTCTGCATCGCGTTTAGAAACTGCTCCACCGAAAGATTGTTCTGAGCCGCCATGCGGGCGATCTCTTCGCTGACTTCGGTCGGGGTGACCGTGATTTTTTTCTCCTGCGCTTCGAGCTGTTCAAGTTTTTTGCGGATCAGGGTGTCGGCACTTTGTTTGGCATTTGTGCCGCTTTGTTTCATCTCCTGTTCGATCTCATAGAGGGTGATCGGGCTGTTTTTGACCAAAACGCTCACGCCCCCGACGGGAGCGCTCCATAAAAAGGTGGCCAACACTGCCGAAAGGGTAAGGGAACGCATCGAATCTCCTGGGTCAAAGTTGTTCTATTTTACCCGCTTTTAACATAGCCTTAACTAAAATCTCGCCATTGTTTCAAAAAGGATTGTCGATGGTTGTGACCAGATTTGCCCCCAGCCCCACCGGATATTTGCATATCGGCGGTTTGCGCACCGCGTTGCTCAGCTACCTGTGGGCGCGACGCAACAACGGAAAGTTTCTGCTGCGGATCGAAGACACCGATTTCAGCCGTAACGACGAAGCGGCGGCGCGTGCCATCGTCGAAGCATTCAAATGGGTCGGATTGGAGCATGACGGGGAGATCGAATACCAGTCTTCGCGCCTCGCGATCTATCAGGAGTATGCCCAGAAGCTTCTGGACGAGGGGAAAGCCTATCGCTGCTACATGTCCAAAGAAGAGCTCGAAGCGCTTCGCGAAGAGCAGACCGCACGCAAAGAACGGCCAAAATACGACAACCGTTACCGCGATTTTACCGGCACCCCTCCCGAAGGGCGCGAAGCGGTCATCCGGATCAAAGCCCCGCTGAGCGGAACCCTCACCGTGCGTGACGGGGTCAAAGGGGATGTCGTCTTCAACGTCGAAGACATCCTGGACGATTTCATCATAGCCCGTGCCGACGGAACGCCGACGTACAATTTCGTCGTCGCCGTCGACGACGCGTTGATGGGGGTCACCGACGTCATCCGCGGGGACGACCATCTCTCCAATACCCCCAAACAGATGGTGGTTTACGAGGCACTTGGGTTTGCCGTTCCGAAGTTCTACCACGTTCCGATGATCCACAACAGCGAAGGGAAAAAACTCTCCAAACGCGACGGTGCGACCGACGTCATGGCGTATAAAGATCTGGGCTACCTTCCCGAAGCGCTGCTTAATTTCCTCGTCCGGCTGGGATGGAGCCACGGGGACCAGGAGATCTTCTCTCTCCCGGAGATGCTGGAACTCTTCGATCCCAGCGACATCAACCGTTCGGCATCGGTCTATAACGTCGAAAAACTCGACTGGCTCAATGCCCACTACATCAAAAACACCCCCAACGACAAGCTGTGCGAGCTGCTTGAATTCCACGGGGTGATGCTGGTCAGCCACGACAAGCGCGAAATTCTCCTCGATGCGGTCAAAGAGCGTTCCAAAACCCTCGTCGAGATGGCGGCTCTCATCAACGAGATCATCAACCGTCCGGCCGACTTCGACGAAGCGGCGATGAAAAAAGCCTATAAGGAGGAGAGCCCCGAAATCCTCCGTACGTTCGCCGCCGCCCTTAAAGCCTCCGAGGCGCTCCATCTCCCCAGCGACTACCACCACGTGATGGATCAGGTGGTCGCGCAGATGGGGATCGGATTCGGCAAAATCGGTCAGCCGCTTCGCCTGGCGCTGATGGGACGCCTGGCGGGCCCGGGTCTGGACAGCGTGATGGCGATCATCGGGCTGGACGAGACCCTCGCGCGCATCGACGCGCTTCTTCAGCGGTAACGAATCTCCCGCAGGCTGGGGGAGAGGTTTCTCTCCTTCGCTTCCTTCACAAACCTTTTCAAGCCTTTTTTCTCTTTTTCGCCGACGCGGTAGCTGATGTAGGTCAGATAATGGGTGATCTGTTTGGGCGTCAGCCCGCTTTTGCGGGCGGCTTCGTTCAAAATGTAGTACGGAATGCGGATTTTGGTTTTGACGAATGCGCGACTGAGGCGCTTGAGCTCGTCGGGGTGCTCATGGGTGCATAAAAGGGCAAAGACAAAAGGGAGCCCCGTTTTCTCGTGCCAGAGCCCGCCCAGATCGGAGTGTTCGCCGCCGCCGTAGTAATAGCGCAGCGCCTTGTCCCCGATCAGCACTTCCCCGTCGGTTCCGAGTATCTGGGAAAGACGGTTGGAGGTCGCCGAATCGGCATCTTTTTTGAGGGTGTTCGAGGGGAGGGAGAGGACGCTCAACACCTCTTTTTGCGCCACGATCCCGACGCCGAAATGGCGACAGTTTTTGGCGGTGATGCTCGAGATGAACGCCGCGTCGATCCGCCGCATGGCAAAATCGCGGTTAAGGGCCGAGGGGACCCCCCGGTGGTAGTGGAGAATCTGATGGAACCGGAGCGTCCGTGCGTAGCGTTTGATAAAAACGTGGAAGGGCAAAAGGTTCAAAAAATCGATTTTTCCGAAGATCACGGGGGTCCCTCTTGTGGAATCAAAAAAATATTATACTAATCCAAGGCTAACAAAGCTCTGTTAGCTCTCTTTCGATATAATTGGCCCCAAACGATACCGCCCAAAAGGGAAATCATCATGGTCACCATCGAATTTCTAGGACCCATCGCAAAGGCTCCGCTGAGTCTTGAGGCCGCATCGCTGCGCGACGTCGCCGATGCGCTGAAAAACGACGCGGATGTTTCGGACTGGCTCGAATCATGTGCCGTTGCGGTCAACGACGCCCTCGTCGCAACGCTGGATACGCCGCTTCAGCCGGGAGACAAAGTGTCGCTTCTCCCGCCGGTTTGCGGAGGCTGATGTGCTCGAACTCTACGACGGTCCTCTCAACGTTCCCGAAATCCTGACCCGCTGGTATGCGGAGGAATCGGCAAACAATTACGGCGCCTACATCCCTTTTGTCGGAACGGTGCGCGAAGAAGACGGTATCGAAGGACTCAGTTTCGACGTCTACGAACCGATACTCGCATCGTGGTTCGATGCGTGGAGAGCCAAAGCCGCTCCGATGGGGGCAACCCTCAAAATGGCCCACAGCCGGGGGGACGTGATGGTACACGAATCGTCCTACATCGCCGCCGTGTTTTCCCCTAAACGCCGCGTCGCGCTGGAGACGATCGAAGCGTTCGTCGAAGACTTCAAGGCTTCCGCGCCGATCTGGAAATACGATCTTAAAAACGGCGAACGCCTCTACGCCCGTGACCGATCGACCCCGATTCAGGGTTCGGGCCTTCTGGGGGGAAAATCGTGAGTATGATCTCGTACGAGACGTCGCAGAACATGCTCTCGCTGCTGGGAGTGGGGAGCGTTCGGAGCGAGCGGGTTTTTCTCAGTCATGCGCTGGGCCGCATTCTGGCCGAGGACATTGTAGCGTCTGAGGATTATCCCGCCCATCCGACCTCGGCGATGGACGGTTATGCGATCCGGCATGCCGATCTGGCCGAATTCGACACCCTTGTAATCGAAGGGGACAATCCGGCCGGTAGCGAAAAAATCGGCAGCGTGATCGCCGGGATGTGCATCAAGACGTTTACCGGTTCGTTGATGCCCGAAGGTTCCGATACCCTGATCCCGATCGAAAACGTACGGGTGAGCGAAGGGGAAATCGTGATCGAAAAACCGGTTCCGATCGGGTTTGCCGTTCGTCCGGTAGGGGAAAGTTACCGCTGCGGTGAAACCCTTATCGAACGGGGGACCCGTCTGGGATTTGCCCAGATCGGTGTCCTGGCGGGAATCAACCGTGTGATGGTGAGCGTCGCGCAGCGCCCGAAAGTGGCCGTATTGGCCACCGGAAGCGAAATCCTCGATATCGGGGAAGAGTCGCGTCATGCCGGGCAGATCCGCAGCTCCAACAGTTATACCCTTCAGGCCCTCATCGAGCAGTCCGGGGGAGAATGCGTTCAGCTGGGAATCGTAGGGGATGACAAAAAAGCGATTGAGCAGCGGTTCGAAGAGGCGCTTCGCTCTGCCGATATCGTCGTGACGACGGGGGGAGTGAGCGTCGGGGATTACGATTTCGTCAAGCATATCATCCCTCGGCTGGGAGCCGATGTGATCTTCAAGGGGGTCAACATCAAGCCCGGACAACACGTGCTGGTCGCGCAGCGCGGCGAGAAATTCATCGTCGCACTCCCCGGCTTCGCCTACTCCTCGACGGTGACGTTCATCCTGTACGCCGCTCCGCTGATTGCGCGGATGAGCGGGGTCGAAAACCCGTTCGAGCCGATCGAGGCGACCCTGAAGACCCCGTTTGCGAAGCGTTCGAACAAAAGCGAATTTGCCGCATGCAACCTGACTTTTTCCGATGGGCGCTACTGGGTCGATTTCGAAGGGAAAAAGAGCGGAAGTTCGGCGATTCTGACCAATCTGCTTGGGAATGCGGGACTGATGATCTGCGGTGAAGAGGACAGCGAACTCGAAGCCGGAACGCAGGTCCGCGTTATTAAACTCTAAAGCGCTCACCCGGGTCAATCCGGGCATCAACGCGTTGAGAAAAGGGCGATGCCCTCCTCCTTTATTTGACGATCTTCATTTTAATCTCTTCTTCATTCACCTTGTCTTTGCGATATTTTACCGCTACGACCTTTTCGGTTTCGTTGATGTACCATTCGGCGATATGCTCATGCTCCAGCGCGTTCAGTTTCTCCATGTCGACCTGATCGGCCGGGAGAAAAAGGTGCGAATAGCGGTGCGGATTGGCCATTTTAAAGGTCCACAGCAGCCACAGCGTCGTGACGACGATGAGTGCCGCCGCAAACGTTTCGCGCCCGCCGTACTGCAGCGCGAGCCCCGCGACCGCCCCCCCGATGAACGTCATCAGGTAGGCAAACCCGTTGGCGATCCCCAGTGCGGCCCCTTTTTGGTGGACGCGGGCAAATTTGCTGATCATCGACTGCACCAGCGGTTCCATCATGTTGAAGGCGATGAAAAACGCCACGACGCCCAGAACGAATTCCCACCCTTTGGTCGCGAATCCCATAAGGGTGAACGAAACGATGAACAAGACGATCGAGACCAGAAAGATTTCACGGGGTTTGTTGTGCTTTTCGCCGAAAACCGCCGCAGGTCCCATAGCCACGAGACCCGCCAAGAGTGCCGGGAGATAGACTTTCCACAATTCGGCCTTGTCCCATTCGAATCCGTAGCCCTTCTGGGTCAGGAGAATCGGGATCAGAACGAACGCGACGGTCATCAGCCCTTTTTGCATCCCGTTGATAATGATCATATTGAGGAGATTCTTGTCGCCGAGGATGTCGCGCGTCGTCGTTTTGGAGTGATAGATATGGCGTATGCGCGGCGGTGTGGGAACCTTGGTGAAGAGGATCACCATCGAAACGATCGCGAGGGCCGCCGTGATCCAGAAA contains these protein-coding regions:
- a CDS encoding MFS transporter, which produces MFKTVLPLSAILSLRFFGLFLVLPVLSAYALHLEGATPFLIGVIVGGYALTQAIFQIPFGTMSDRLGRKPTLLLGLVIFLVGSIICAVSTDIYTLMIGRFLQGAGAIGAVIPAMISDLVHEEQRGKAMALMGGTIAISFAAAMALGPVIAAQAGFASLFWITAALAIVSMVILFTKVPTPPRIRHIYHSKTTTRDILGDKNLLNMIIINGMQKGLMTVAFVLIPILLTQKGYGFEWDKAELWKVYLPALLAGLVAMGPAAVFGEKHNKPREIFLVSIVLFIVSFTLMGFATKGWEFVLGVVAFFIAFNMMEPLVQSMISKFARVHQKGAALGIANGFAYLMTFIGGAVAGLALQYGGRETFAAALIVVTTLWLLWTFKMANPHRYSHLFLPADQVDMEKLNALEHEHIAEWYINETEKVVAVKYRKDKVNEEEIKMKIVK